Proteins encoded together in one Microbacterium sp. ABRD28 window:
- a CDS encoding NUDIX hydrolase yields MAEPATSERLGDEPVTPQVASAERVYTGRVWNVQRDVVRYAGDELVREYVAHPGAAAVVALDVEDRIIVIQQYRHPIRHRDWEIPAGLLDVEGEPPLETAKRELAEEVDLVAERWDPLVSIFTTPGGNDEVVHLFLARGLSAAAEVHARGEEEADIRVEWIALADVVDAVIAGRFRNGILATGALAAAEVLRRERAAG; encoded by the coding sequence ATGGCTGAGCCCGCGACCTCGGAGCGCCTCGGCGACGAACCCGTCACGCCCCAGGTCGCCTCCGCAGAGCGCGTCTACACCGGCCGGGTGTGGAACGTCCAGCGCGACGTCGTCCGCTACGCAGGCGACGAGCTCGTCCGCGAGTACGTCGCGCACCCGGGCGCGGCCGCCGTGGTCGCTCTCGACGTCGAGGACCGCATCATCGTCATCCAGCAGTACCGCCATCCCATCCGTCATCGCGACTGGGAGATTCCGGCGGGACTCCTCGACGTCGAGGGAGAGCCGCCGCTGGAGACCGCGAAGCGGGAGCTCGCCGAGGAGGTCGACCTCGTCGCCGAGCGGTGGGATCCGCTGGTGAGCATCTTCACCACCCCCGGCGGGAACGACGAGGTCGTGCACCTCTTCCTCGCCCGCGGTCTCTCCGCTGCCGCTGAGGTGCACGCCCGTGGTGAGGAGGAGGCCGACATCCGCGTGGAGTGGATCGCGCTCGCCGACGTCGTCGACGCCGTCATCGCCGGGAGGTTCCGCAACGGCATCCTCGCGACCGGCGCGCTCGCCGCCGCGGAGGTCCTCCGGCGCGAGCGCGCGGCAGGCTGA
- the xerD gene encoding site-specific tyrosine recombinase XerD translates to MTPERAVNAYLRHITVERGLSDHTVSAYRRDLGVYREWLGRRGIPDLSEVTPQLLEEFVAERAREVPPPAASSLARLQSSVRGLHRFLVQEGVQDADPAGTLRPPKAPQRLPKALTVAQVEQLLDAAGPAPGAAQPGDEVGLRDRALLELLYATGARVSEAVQLDLDDVAHPAVLRLRGKGAKERIVPVGSYAQAALGAYLTRARPELSRRGRATPRLFLGARGAPLSRQSAWLVIQQAAERAKLTAHVSPHTLRHSFATHLLQGGADVRVVQELLGHASVTTTQIYTHVSVDALRDVYATSHPRAR, encoded by the coding sequence ATGACGCCGGAACGGGCGGTGAACGCCTACCTTCGCCATATCACCGTCGAGCGGGGGCTTTCCGACCACACCGTTTCGGCGTACCGCCGCGATCTCGGCGTCTACCGGGAGTGGCTCGGACGGCGTGGCATCCCTGATCTCAGCGAGGTCACTCCCCAGCTGCTCGAGGAGTTCGTGGCCGAGCGCGCACGCGAAGTCCCACCGCCGGCGGCATCCAGTCTCGCGCGTCTGCAGTCCTCGGTACGGGGTCTGCACCGCTTCCTCGTGCAGGAGGGAGTCCAGGACGCCGACCCCGCCGGCACGCTTCGCCCCCCGAAAGCTCCGCAGCGGTTGCCCAAGGCACTCACCGTCGCGCAGGTGGAGCAGCTGCTGGATGCCGCGGGGCCGGCGCCCGGCGCCGCGCAGCCGGGTGATGAGGTGGGCCTCAGAGACCGCGCGCTGCTCGAACTGCTCTACGCCACCGGAGCGCGGGTCTCGGAGGCCGTCCAGCTCGATCTCGACGACGTGGCACACCCCGCGGTGCTCCGCCTACGAGGCAAGGGCGCCAAGGAGCGGATCGTGCCGGTGGGATCGTACGCTCAGGCGGCGCTCGGTGCGTACCTCACCCGTGCCCGCCCCGAGCTCTCGCGACGCGGTCGGGCGACTCCACGGCTCTTCCTCGGCGCGCGCGGCGCGCCGCTGTCGCGTCAGAGCGCGTGGCTGGTGATCCAACAGGCGGCGGAGCGGGCGAAGCTCACCGCTCACGTCTCGCCCCACACTCTCCGGCATTCCTTCGCCACGCACCTGCTGCAGGGGGGCGCCGATGTGCGTGTGGTGCAGGAGCTCCTGGGACACGCGTCGGTCAC